A region of Aphanothece sacrum FPU1 DNA encodes the following proteins:
- a CDS encoding N-acetylneuraminate synthase family protein, giving the protein MLIDRNLSKYIIFAEDSILNALQKISDNKSRIIFSVTESGVLEGILTDGDFRRWLIGQNTIDLNQSVATISNKQYKYAAFDEDPEKIRTYFSEQIEYIPLLDHNDRLVAIARKRPNEIQIGSFIINKDAPTFIIAEIGNNHNGSLELAKKLIDEAVKAGANCAKFQLRSLKALYHNAGDANDASEDLGSQYTLDLLSRFQLSPQEMLEAFDYCQEQGILPLCTPWDLESLNILENYGMKAYKVASADLTNHELLKALVKTGKPLICSTGMSTETEIIESVQLLQRLGAMYILLHCNSTYPAPFKDVNLNYLTRLKELGDCPIGYSGHERGINVAIAAVAKGAKVIEKHFTLDKSMEGNDHKVSLLPEEFKAMIEGIRQVEEALGTQGERRLSQGELMNRETLAKSLIINCNLKQGQMITQEMIEIKSPGKGLQPNRKQELIGKRAKRAFKTGDFFFLSDLEETQVKPRNYTFKRPWGLPVRYHDFKVLLPKSNPDLLEFHLSYKDLEQNINEYFDQPYDLDFVVHSPELFAGDHVLDLCSFDAEYRQHSIEELQRVINITQSLISFFKKASRPLIVTNIGGFTNDAPLAVIKRQKLYDLLLDSLAKLDADGVEIIPQTMPPFPWHFGGQRYHNLFVDPDDITKFCSENSYRVCLDISHSKLACNHHNLSFKEFIERVGPYTSHLHIADAQGLDGEGLQIGEGELDFPALAEYLAKTSPNASFIPEIWQGHKNEGEGFWIALERLETIL; this is encoded by the coding sequence ATGCTGATTGATAGAAATCTCTCTAAGTACATCATCTTTGCTGAAGACAGCATCCTTAATGCCCTCCAAAAAATTAGTGATAATAAAAGCCGTATTATTTTTTCGGTAACTGAATCAGGAGTATTAGAAGGAATTCTCACGGATGGAGATTTTCGACGGTGGTTAATTGGACAAAATACTATCGATTTGAATCAGTCAGTTGCGACTATTTCTAATAAACAATATAAATACGCTGCTTTTGACGAAGATCCCGAAAAAATTCGCACTTATTTTTCTGAACAAATTGAATATATTCCCCTACTTGATCATAATGATAGATTAGTAGCGATCGCTCGTAAACGCCCTAATGAAATTCAAATTGGGTCATTTATTATTAATAAAGATGCTCCTACTTTCATTATCGCTGAAATTGGTAATAATCATAATGGTAGTTTAGAATTAGCCAAAAAATTAATTGATGAAGCGGTCAAAGCTGGAGCCAATTGTGCTAAATTTCAACTAAGAAGTTTAAAAGCACTTTATCATAATGCAGGGGATGCGAATGATGCTAGTGAAGATTTAGGATCTCAGTATACTCTAGACTTACTTTCTCGTTTTCAACTATCTCCCCAAGAGATGTTAGAAGCTTTTGATTATTGTCAAGAGCAAGGAATTTTACCTCTATGTACTCCTTGGGATTTAGAGAGTTTAAATATTCTAGAAAATTACGGTATGAAAGCTTATAAAGTAGCTTCTGCTGATTTAACAAATCACGAATTACTTAAAGCATTAGTTAAGACCGGAAAACCCCTAATTTGCTCCACGGGAATGTCAACAGAAACAGAAATTATTGAATCCGTGCAACTGTTACAAAGATTGGGAGCTATGTATATTTTACTCCATTGTAACTCTACTTATCCTGCCCCTTTTAAAGATGTTAATCTTAACTATTTAACCAGATTAAAAGAACTAGGAGATTGTCCAATTGGTTATTCTGGTCATGAAAGAGGAATTAATGTAGCGATCGCGGCGGTAGCTAAAGGTGCTAAAGTCATAGAAAAACATTTTACCCTAGATAAATCAATGGAAGGTAACGATCATAAAGTAAGCTTGTTACCCGAAGAATTTAAAGCTATGATTGAGGGTATTCGTCAAGTTGAAGAAGCGTTAGGAACCCAAGGGGAAAGAAGATTAAGTCAGGGAGAATTAATGAATCGAGAAACCCTGGCCAAAAGTTTAATTATTAACTGTAATTTAAAACAGGGACAAATGATTACACAAGAAATGATTGAGATCAAAAGTCCAGGAAAAGGATTACAACCCAACCGCAAACAAGAATTAATTGGAAAACGAGCTAAAAGAGCTTTTAAAACGGGTGATTTTTTCTTTTTAAGTGACTTAGAAGAAACTCAAGTTAAACCCCGTAATTATACGTTTAAACGTCCTTGGGGCTTACCAGTACGCTACCATGATTTTAAAGTACTTTTGCCCAAATCTAACCCTGATTTATTAGAATTTCATCTGAGTTATAAGGACTTAGAACAAAATATTAATGAATACTTTGATCAGCCTTATGATCTAGATTTTGTGGTTCATAGTCCTGAATTATTTGCGGGAGATCATGTTCTTGATTTATGTTCTTTTGATGCTGAATACCGTCAACATTCTATTGAAGAATTACAACGAGTTATTAATATTACCCAAAGCTTAATCTCCTTCTTTAAAAAAGCTTCTCGGCCTTTAATTGTAACTAATATTGGGGGATTTACTAATGATGCACCTTTAGCTGTTATAAAGCGTCAAAAACTTTATGATTTACTCCTTGACAGTTTAGCTAAACTAGATGCCGATGGAGTCGAAATTATCCCCCAAACTATGCCGCCCTTTCCTTGGCATTTTGGTGGACAACGCTATCATAATTTATTTGTTGATCCTGATGATATCACTAAATTTTGTTCAGAAAATAGCTATCGAGTTTGTTTAGATATATCGCACTCTAAATTAGCTTGTAATCATCATAATTTATCCTTTAAGGAGTTTATTGAACGAGTAGGCCCTTATACATCCCATCTTCATATTGCGGATGCACAAGGGTTAGATGGAGAAGGATTACAAATTGGAGAAGGAGAGCTTGATTTTCCTGCTTTAGCGGAATATTTAGCTAAAACATCCCCTAATGCTTCTTTTATTCCTGAAATTTGGCAAGGACATAAAAATGAAGGAGAAGGTTTTTGGATAGCATTAGAACGGTTAGAGACAATTTTGTAA
- a CDS encoding Rpn family recombination-promoting nuclease/putative transposase: MKTDTIFYRLFQSFPSFFFELINHTPEEAKFYEFSSVEVKQLAFRIDGVFLPKITTQPIYFLEVQFQNDNNFYGRFFSEIFLYLSKTPLTADWKGVIIYPSRQVESYNSQRYQELLNSQRVERIYLNELENRPQTSVGLAIIELIVSEENQAIDIATPLIEQVRQEITDEQQQKELLELLETVLIYKLPRINRQEIEAMFSLSDLKQTKIYQEALEEGRHEGRQEGRQEGRHEGRQEGRQEGRHEGRQEGELLSKLASIPRMLKLGLTLEVIAESLDLPLERVREEINKN, encoded by the coding sequence GTGAAAACCGACACTATTTTTTATCGTCTCTTTCAATCTTTTCCTAGTTTTTTCTTTGAACTAATTAATCATACTCCAGAAGAAGCAAAATTCTATGAGTTTTCTTCTGTCGAAGTCAAACAATTAGCATTTCGTATTGATGGGGTGTTTTTGCCAAAAATAACAACTCAACCCATCTACTTTCTGGAAGTTCAATTTCAAAATGATAATAATTTTTATGGGCGTTTCTTTAGTGAAATTTTTCTTTATTTAAGTAAAACCCCTTTAACTGCTGACTGGAAAGGAGTAATTATTTATCCCAGTCGTCAAGTCGAATCATATAATAGCCAACGTTATCAAGAATTGCTCAATTCTCAGAGAGTTGAACGTATTTATCTCAATGAATTAGAAAATCGTCCCCAAACTTCCGTAGGACTTGCTATAATTGAATTGATTGTAAGTGAAGAAAATCAAGCCATTGACATTGCTACTCCTCTCATTGAACAAGTACGTCAAGAAATTACAGATGAACAACAACAAAAAGAACTTTTAGAATTATTAGAGACAGTTCTTATTTATAAATTACCTCGTATTAATCGTCAGGAAATAGAAGCTATGTTTAGTTTAAGTGATTTGAAACAAACAAAAATATATCAAGAAGCGTTGGAAGAAGGTAGACACGAAGGCAGACAAGAAGGTAGACAGGAAGGTAGACACGAAGGTAGACAGGAAGGTAGACAAGAAGGTAGACACGAAGGTAGACAGGAAGGAGAACTATTGAGTAAATTAGCATCGATTCCCCGAATGTTAAAATTAGGACTGACCTTAGAAGTTATTGCAGAGTCATTAGATTTACCATTAGAAAGAGTGCGAGAAGAAATCAATAAAAACTAA
- a CDS encoding DUF5989 family protein: protein MEGFIDLLKDLWGFLNERKKYWLAPLIITLVLLGALIVFTQGSAIAPFIYTLF, encoded by the coding sequence ATGGAAGGATTTATTGATTTATTAAAAGATCTTTGGGGCTTTTTAAACGAGCGTAAAAAGTATTGGTTAGCTCCTTTAATTATTACTTTAGTATTATTAGGAGCCTTAATTGTCTTTACACAAGGATCAGCGATCGCGCCCTTTATTTACACTCTATTCTAG
- a CDS encoding SxtJ family membrane protein, with the protein MFEEISKLDKKGLREFGLVTGGIIAVLFGLVLPLVWGHHLPLIPWIIGGVLCSLAIFIPQSLDPIHYNWMRVGQVLGWVNNQIILGIIFFIVVTPMGLIMRLLNRDPMTSKFEFNLETYRVSSKIKSKVSMEKPY; encoded by the coding sequence ATGTTTGAGGAAATTTCTAAATTAGACAAAAAAGGTTTACGGGAGTTTGGCTTAGTAACTGGAGGGATAATTGCAGTATTATTTGGGTTAGTATTGCCATTAGTGTGGGGTCATCATTTACCCTTAATTCCCTGGATAATAGGTGGAGTTTTATGTAGTTTAGCCATTTTTATTCCCCAATCTCTTGATCCGATTCATTATAATTGGATGAGGGTAGGACAGGTGCTAGGTTGGGTTAATAATCAGATTATTTTAGGTATAATTTTCTTTATTGTTGTAACGCCGATGGGCTTAATCATGAGATTATTAAATCGAGATCCCATGACAAGTAAATTTGAGTTTAATCTAGAGACTTATAGAGTTTCTAGTAAAATTAAAAGTAAAGTTAGCATGGAGAAACCCTATTAA